One genomic segment of Burkholderiaceae bacterium includes these proteins:
- a CDS encoding DUF3422 domain-containing protein codes for MPIDPLTPALRLALHQEVHARPPQAVQAPLAVTHWVQWVDAEGRAASRAHLAALLAAHGLAAPAEDAAFVQAEWGELSLRWELHTEFVTWSFLRRLQAAQLAELGGGESPTAAEQLPAAWREALPGQALTGVHLWAVPRPAGGGQGLLHALFGESPGVTGSRVISHGSDLHTDLRLRADGCLRVLVLTGDEGPDAVTPRRLGRLVQRVLEVETYRMAALLGLPAARQVARWLDRGEAELAALAQAIGSAAPADEPALLDRLTRLAAELESLYAGTHTRFSASAAYDELVRQRLNDMAEVRIEGMQSLRDFMDRRYAPAMATCRSADRRQAALSARIARVGDLLRTRVEVEQQHSSRELLAAMNRRQGLQLKLQSTVEGLSVAAITYYVVGLVGYVVKGAHGLGWPLGVEASMAIAVPVVALIVWAGLRRLHHRIVDTDATPPAPPQAQ; via the coding sequence ATGCCCATCGATCCACTGACTCCCGCGCTGCGCCTGGCCCTGCACCAGGAGGTGCATGCGCGCCCGCCGCAGGCCGTGCAGGCGCCGCTGGCCGTTACGCACTGGGTGCAGTGGGTGGACGCCGAGGGGCGGGCGGCCAGCCGCGCGCACCTGGCCGCCCTGCTGGCCGCCCACGGCCTGGCGGCGCCGGCCGAGGACGCGGCCTTCGTGCAGGCCGAGTGGGGCGAGCTCAGCCTGCGCTGGGAGCTGCACACCGAGTTCGTCACCTGGTCCTTCCTGCGCCGGCTGCAGGCGGCGCAGCTGGCCGAGTTGGGTGGCGGCGAGTCTCCCACGGCGGCTGAGCAGCTGCCCGCCGCCTGGCGCGAGGCCTTGCCGGGCCAGGCGCTGACCGGCGTGCACCTGTGGGCCGTGCCGCGGCCCGCCGGCGGCGGCCAGGGCCTGCTGCACGCGCTGTTCGGCGAATCGCCCGGCGTGACCGGCTCGCGCGTGATCAGCCATGGCAGCGACCTGCACACCGACCTGCGCCTGCGCGCCGACGGCTGCCTGCGCGTGCTGGTGCTGACCGGCGACGAGGGCCCGGATGCCGTGACGCCGCGGCGCCTGGGCCGCCTGGTGCAGCGCGTGCTGGAGGTCGAGACCTACCGCATGGCGGCCCTGCTGGGCCTGCCGGCGGCGCGCCAGGTGGCGCGCTGGCTCGATCGCGGCGAGGCCGAGCTGGCCGCGCTGGCGCAGGCCATCGGCAGCGCCGCGCCCGCCGACGAGCCGGCGCTGCTGGACCGCTTGACCCGCCTGGCCGCCGAGCTGGAGAGCCTGTACGCGGGCACCCACACGCGCTTTTCGGCCAGCGCCGCCTACGACGAGCTGGTGCGCCAGCGCCTGAACGACATGGCCGAGGTCCGCATCGAGGGCATGCAGTCGCTGCGCGACTTCATGGATCGCCGCTACGCGCCGGCCATGGCCACCTGCCGCTCGGCCGACCGGCGCCAGGCCGCGCTGTCGGCGCGCATCGCCCGCGTGGGCGACCTGTTGCGCACCCGCGTGGAGGTCGAGCAGCAGCACAGCAGCCGCGAGCTGCTGGCGGCCATGAACCGGCGCCAGGGCCTGCAGCTGAAGCTGCAGTCCACGGTGGAGGGCCTGTCGGTGGCGGCCATCACCTACTACGTGGTCGGGCTGGTCGGCTACGTGGTCAAGGGCGCGCACGGCCTGGGCTGGCCGCTGGGCGTGGAAGCGAGCATGGCCATCGCCGTGCCGGTGGTGGCACTCATCGTGTGGGCCGGACTGCGGCGGCTGCACCACCGCATCGTCGACACCGATGCGACGCCGCCGGCCCCGCCGCAAGCCCAATAG
- a CDS encoding SDR family oxidoreductase gives MDLGIAGKWALVCGASKGLGLSCAQALAREDVNVVMVARGAEVLEAAAAALRAEAGVQVLPVAADITTPEGRAAVLARRSDFDIVVTNAGGPPMGNFRDWDRAAWIKAVDANMLTPIELIKATLDGMLARGFGRVVNITSSAVKAPIDVLGLSNGARSGLTGFIAGLARNPQVAAQGVTINNLLPGKFDTDRLAGLVQGMVKQSGKPADEVRAAQAAPIPARRFGTPAEFGAVCAFLCSQQAGYLTGQNILLDGGAYPGTF, from the coding sequence ATGGACTTGGGAATTGCCGGCAAGTGGGCGCTGGTGTGCGGCGCCAGCAAGGGCCTGGGCCTGAGCTGCGCGCAGGCGCTGGCGCGCGAGGACGTGAACGTGGTGATGGTGGCGCGCGGCGCCGAGGTGCTGGAGGCGGCGGCCGCCGCGCTGCGCGCCGAGGCGGGCGTGCAGGTGCTGCCGGTGGCGGCCGACATCACCACGCCCGAGGGGCGCGCGGCGGTGCTGGCCCGGCGCTCGGACTTCGACATCGTGGTCACCAACGCCGGCGGCCCGCCGATGGGCAACTTCCGCGACTGGGACCGCGCGGCCTGGATCAAGGCGGTGGACGCCAACATGCTGACGCCGATCGAGCTGATCAAGGCCACGCTGGACGGCATGCTGGCGCGCGGCTTCGGGCGCGTGGTCAACATCACCTCCAGCGCGGTGAAGGCGCCGATCGACGTGCTGGGCCTGTCCAACGGCGCGCGCTCGGGCCTGACGGGCTTCATCGCCGGGCTGGCGCGCAACCCGCAGGTGGCGGCCCAGGGCGTGACCATCAACAACCTGCTGCCCGGCAAGTTCGACACCGACCGCCTGGCCGGCCTGGTGCAGGGCATGGTCAAGCAAAGCGGCAAGCCGGCGGACGAGGTGCGCGCCGCGCAGGCCGCGCCCATTCCGGCGCGGCGCTTCGGCACGCCGGCCGAGTTCGGCGCCGTGTGCGCCTTCCTGTGCAGCCAGCAGGCCGGCTACCTGACGGGGCAGAACATCCTGCTCGACGGTGGGGCCTATCCCGGGACGTTCTGA
- a CDS encoding DMT family transporter, whose translation MAEAGIQPAPAAINSRAIGIALAAVGAIGFSGKAIIVKLAYRYGVDAITLLMYRMLMALPFFVLMAWWGGRGRAALRRDERWAVLGLGFCGYYLASMLDFVGLQHISAGLERLILYLTPTLVLVYDWAWRGRAITPGHVLATLVSYGGALLVFGFELHAAPGGATAWGALWVLGSAASYALYLFFSGQFVRRIGALRLVGLASTVASLCCIAHFALVNPLDAARVAEPVLWLSLLNATLCTAAPVLLVMLGVERIGAGLAAQVGMIGPLSTIAMGVLLLGEPFTPGLAAGTVLVVAGIALFSRAGRTSLKPQGA comes from the coding sequence ATGGCTGAAGCGGGCATCCAGCCTGCCCCGGCAGCTATCAACAGCAGAGCCATCGGCATCGCGCTGGCGGCCGTGGGCGCCATCGGCTTCAGCGGCAAGGCCATCATCGTCAAGCTGGCCTACCGCTACGGGGTGGACGCCATCACCCTGCTGATGTACCGCATGCTGATGGCCCTGCCTTTCTTCGTGCTGATGGCCTGGTGGGGCGGGCGCGGGCGGGCGGCGCTGCGCCGCGACGAGCGCTGGGCGGTGCTGGGCCTGGGTTTTTGCGGCTACTACCTGGCCAGCATGCTGGACTTCGTCGGCCTGCAGCACATCAGCGCCGGGCTGGAGCGCTTGATCCTGTACCTCACGCCCACCCTGGTGCTGGTCTACGACTGGGCCTGGCGCGGACGCGCCATCACGCCCGGCCACGTGCTGGCCACGCTGGTGAGCTACGGCGGCGCGCTGCTGGTGTTCGGCTTCGAGCTGCATGCGGCGCCCGGCGGCGCCACGGCCTGGGGCGCGCTGTGGGTGCTGGGGTCGGCGGCGTCCTACGCGCTGTACCTGTTTTTCAGCGGCCAGTTCGTGCGGCGCATCGGCGCCCTGCGCCTGGTGGGCCTGGCCTCCACCGTGGCCAGCCTGTGCTGCATCGCGCACTTCGCCCTGGTCAACCCCCTGGACGCCGCGCGCGTGGCCGAGCCCGTGCTGTGGCTGTCGCTGCTCAACGCCACGCTGTGCACCGCCGCGCCGGTGCTGCTGGTGATGCTGGGGGTGGAGCGCATCGGCGCCGGCCTGGCCGCGCAGGTGGGCATGATCGGGCCGCTGTCCACCATCGCCATGGGCGTGCTGCTGCTGGGCGAGCCCTTCACGCCGGGCCTGGCGGCGGGCACGGTGCTGGTGGTGGCCGGCATCGCGCTGTTCAGCCGCGCCGGCCGGACGAGTTTGAAACCACAAGGAGCTTGA
- a CDS encoding NADPH:quinone reductase, producing MQAACIDQLGGPIRIAALPVPRPGPTDVLVRVVASGVNSVDRFVLSGAYRTPTPFPFVLGRDAVGTVAEAGPGATAFKVGDRVWCNSLGHGGRQGALAEYAVVAADRLYPLPDAADAQQAVAVLHTAATAYLGLVRHAGLQAGETLLLEGAGGGVGSAVLQLARTMGVRVIATASAADEDWCRQCGAERVIDYHRADRYEQVRHAAPEGIDAWWDSSSRNDFAAVLPLMRVGARVVLMSGLRDTNPVLPVGALYTRDIALHGFAISNASTHDLAAAAHAINRLLAAGQLRARIGATYALADVARAYAAMAAGGTRGRIVIAV from the coding sequence ATGCAAGCCGCGTGCATCGACCAACTTGGTGGCCCGATCCGCATCGCCGCCCTGCCTGTACCACGCCCCGGCCCCACCGACGTGCTGGTGCGCGTGGTGGCCAGCGGCGTCAACTCAGTCGACCGCTTCGTGCTCTCGGGCGCCTACCGTACGCCCACACCCTTCCCCTTCGTGCTGGGGCGCGACGCCGTGGGCACGGTGGCCGAGGCCGGGCCGGGCGCGACCGCCTTCAAGGTCGGCGACCGGGTGTGGTGCAACAGCCTGGGTCATGGCGGGCGCCAGGGAGCACTGGCCGAATACGCCGTGGTGGCCGCCGACCGGCTCTATCCCTTGCCCGACGCGGCCGATGCACAGCAGGCCGTGGCCGTGCTGCACACAGCCGCCACCGCGTACCTTGGCCTGGTGCGCCACGCGGGCCTGCAGGCGGGCGAAACCCTGCTGCTCGAAGGCGCCGGCGGCGGCGTGGGCAGCGCGGTGCTGCAACTGGCGCGGACCATGGGCGTGCGCGTCATCGCCACTGCGTCGGCGGCGGACGAAGATTGGTGCCGGCAATGCGGTGCCGAGCGGGTGATCGACTACCACCGCGCAGACCGCTACGAGCAGGTGCGCCACGCGGCACCCGAGGGTATCGATGCCTGGTGGGACAGCAGCAGCCGCAACGACTTCGCCGCCGTGCTGCCGCTGATGCGCGTGGGAGCGCGCGTCGTCCTCATGTCCGGCCTGCGCGACACCAACCCGGTGCTGCCGGTGGGCGCGCTGTACACGCGCGACATCGCGCTGCATGGCTTTGCCATCAGCAACGCCAGCACCCACGACCTGGCCGCCGCGGCGCACGCCATCAACCGCCTGCTGGCCGCGGGCCAACTGCGGGCACGCATTGGCGCCACCTACGCGCTGGCCGACGTGGCCCGGGCCTATGCCGCCATGGCCGCCGGCGGCACGCGCGGGCGCATCGTGATTGCGGTGTGA
- a CDS encoding HAD-IA family hydrolase, which translates to MIDATRIRAITLDLDDTLWPVWPTIRRADQAMRDWLAPHAPRAAALAADANSAQQARRAVLQARPELAHDLGAIRREVIRQLLRTAGDDPALAEPAFDVFHHERQRVTLFDDALPALDFLAARYPLIALSNGNADVARVGLARYFRAAVSAASAGVAKPDARIFHAAAQAAGVAADAVLHIGDDAELDAAGALRAGMQVAWLNRGGAPWPDEHGRPPQGVLRDLAQLCKLLA; encoded by the coding sequence ATGATCGATGCCACCCGCATCCGCGCCATCACGCTGGACCTGGACGACACGCTGTGGCCCGTGTGGCCCACCATCCGGCGCGCCGACCAGGCCATGCGCGACTGGCTGGCACCGCACGCGCCGCGCGCCGCCGCGCTGGCGGCCGACGCCAACAGCGCCCAGCAGGCGCGCCGCGCGGTGCTGCAGGCGCGGCCCGAGCTGGCGCACGACCTGGGCGCCATCCGCCGCGAAGTCATCCGCCAGCTGCTGCGAACCGCCGGCGACGACCCGGCGCTGGCCGAGCCCGCCTTCGACGTCTTCCACCACGAGCGCCAGCGCGTCACGCTGTTCGACGACGCGCTGCCGGCACTCGACTTCCTGGCCGCGCGCTACCCGCTCATCGCCCTGTCCAACGGCAACGCCGACGTCGCCCGGGTAGGCCTGGCGCGCTACTTCAGGGCCGCCGTGTCGGCCGCCAGCGCGGGCGTGGCCAAGCCCGACGCGCGCATCTTCCACGCCGCCGCGCAGGCCGCGGGCGTGGCGGCGGACGCGGTGCTGCACATCGGTGACGACGCCGAGCTGGACGCCGCCGGCGCGCTGCGCGCCGGCATGCAGGTGGCCTGGCTCAACCGCGGCGGCGCGCCATGGCCCGACGAGCACGGCCGGCCGCCGCAGGGGGTGCTGCGCGACCTGGCGCAGCTGTGTAAGCTGCTGGCCTGA